ATAACGGATGGGGGTAGGGATATCAAGGTTTGCGGCCCTACCGCCCGCGAGCCACCGCAGAAGAGACCTTTCTACGCGCCCACCGGTGAGCTGCCCCAAGGCCGCGAAGAAAAAACTTGCAAACACAAACTCCGATCAATACAGTCGCAGTTATTCGAGAGGCACCTATCGTGTGATCGAAGCCACCTTTTTCCCTCTACGACCTTTGCGGAGCACCTGCATGAAATCCAACATTCTGATCATCGGTGCCGGCTTTGCCGGTGTCTGGAGCGCCCTGAGCGCTGCTCGCCTGCTGGACCAGGCTCAACGTGAAGACGTCCGTATCAGCGTGCTCGCCCCGCAGCCCGAGCTACGCATTCGCCCACGCTTCTACGAAGCCGATGTGCATGGCATGAAGGCGCCGTTGGGCGAGCTGTTCGAGGCCGTGGGGGTGCATTTCATCTCTGGCAACGCCGACAGCATCGACGCCGACGGGCGCCGCGTGAGCTACACCGATGCCCAAGGGCAGCCCCAGCAGATCGGTTACGACCGCCTCATCCTTGCCGCCGGCAGCCACGTGGCACGCCCGGCCGTACCAGGCCTTGCCGAGCACAGCTTCGATGTCGACCAGATGGAGTCGGCCATACGGCTTGAACAGCACCTGCTGGGGCTGGCCGCCCTGCCCGCCTCCCCGGCGCGCAACACGGTCGTGGTCTGTGGTGGCGGGTTCACCGGGATCGAGACGGCAACCGAAATGCCAGCACGCTTGCGTGCCCTGCTCGGTGACGACAGCGCGGTGCGTGTGCTGGTGGTCGACCGTGGCGCCAGCGTCGGTGCCGCACTGGGCGCCGGCATCACGCCCTCGATTCAGGCCGCCTCTGCACAGGCCGGTGTCGAGTGGCTGACCGGCACGTCAGTGGTGGCGGTCGATGCCGGCGGCGTGACCCTGGGCAATGGCGAGTACATCGCCAGCAACACGGTGATCTGGACCGCAGGCGTCAAGGCCAGCCCCTTGACCGCACAGGTTGCTGGCGAACGAGACGGTGCCGGCCGTCTGCGAGTCGACGACCACCTGAAAGTGATCGGCCAGGCGCACATCTATGCCACCGGCGACACCGCATGGGCCGCCGTCGACGAGCTGGGCAACCACGCCCTGATGACCTGCCAGCACGCCATCCCTATGGGCCGCCACTCCGGCAACAATGCCGCCGCCGATTTGCTGGGTGTGGACCCGGTCATCTACCGCCAGCCCAAGTACGTCACCTGCCTTGACCTGGGTGATTGGGGTGCGGCCTACAGCGAGGGCTGGGAGCGTGAGCTGAAGCTGCACGGCCAAGAAGGCAAGGCCCTCAAACGCCAGATCAACTCGGTGTGGATCTACCCACCTGCCGCAGACCGTGCGCAGGCACTGGCCGCTGCCGACCCAATGATCGCGATCGTTTGATACTGAAAGCGGACAAACCTGTCAAAAAACGACGGTTTTGTCCGCACATGTCGTTACATTGAATGACTGGTCAATAATGATGTCGATATGCCATCATTTAAATAAAACAATTCCGAGGGTTAAGCACACACACTAAATCCGCAGCGCATCGAGAGCTGGCACCCCCCCGGTGACCCGGCCTTGCGTCCATGCTCTTGACGCCTGCACGCCACCGTCAAGGAGCATTCCATGCAGTTACGGAATATGAAGATCGGCATTCGCGCAGCCAGCGTATTCGCCCTGTTGGGCGCACTGGTGCTGGGCATGGGCCTGATCGCCCTCTACGAGACCCGGCAAATGGACAAGGCCACAGACGAAATCCGGGTCACCTGGATGCCCGCCGTGGTCGCACTCAGTGAAATCAGCAGTAACCTTGGCCGGGCCCGCGCAGTAACGCTGCGAGCGGCGCTGGACGACAATGACAGCGAACGCGAACGCAACCTCGACCTGCTCAAAGGCATCAACGCGCAGCTCACCGATGGCCTCAAGGACTACCACGACACCATCATTGCCGCCGACGACCGCGCCCTTTTCAACACCTTCAACGACGCCCACCAGCAATACCTCGATCTGCAGACACAGGTAGTCGATGCCATTTCCGCCGGGCACATCGACCAGGCCAGGCAGCAGATCAACGGCCCACTGACCCTGCACGCCGACACCATGATGAAGGCCATGGCGGCGCTGATCGCCTACAACGGCAAAGGTGCTGAAACGGCTTCGCTGCGCAGCAGCGATGTGGCTGACGAGGCATTCACCGCCATCATTGGTGCCCTGCTGGTAATCATGCTGGCATTGGCTGGCATCGCCACTGCGCTCACCCGCAGCATCGTCGTGCCCCTGGCCGATGCCCTGGCCGTGGCCGAGCGCGTGGCCACCGGCGACCTGACCCAGGACATCAAAGTCACCGGCCGCGACGAGCCGGCCCTGCTGCTGCGCGCCTTGGGGCGCATGCAAGAGAGCCTGCGCGACACCCTGCGCAAGATCGCTGCATCGTCCGATCAACTGGCCTCAGCGTCGGAAGAGCTGCACACCGTCACCGAAGACACCAGCCGTGGCCTGCACCAACAAAGTGCGGAGATCGACCAGGCCGCCACCGCCGTCAACCAGATGACCGCCGCCGTGGAAGAAGTGGCGAACAACGCGGTGAGTACCGCAGACGCCTCCAAAGGCGCCGACCGCACCACCCGCGACGGTCGCGACCAGGTCAACCAGGCGCTGGCGTCCATCCAGCACCTGGTCGAAGACGTCACCGGCACTTCGGCCGAGATCGAACAACTGGCCAACAACGCCAACGAAATCAGCCGCGTACTCGATGTGATCGGCGCGATCGCCGGCCAGACCAACCTGCTGGCGCTCAACGCCGCCATCGAGGCAGCACGCGCCGGCGAGGCAGGCCGTGGCTTTGCGGTGGTGGCCGACGAGGTGCGCGCCCTGGCTCACCGTACTCAGCAGTCCACGGCGGAGATCGAGCAAATGATCGTGGGCATTCAGACCGGTACCGAGCGTGCAGTGACGGCCATGCACAGCAGCCAAGGGCGCGCCACGGGTACGTTGGAAGTGGCCCAGGCCGCGGGCCAGGCGCTTGAGGTGATTGCTGAAGCAATCGCTTCCATCAACCAGCGCAACCTGGTGATCGCCAGCGCCTCTGAGGAACAGGCGCAGGTGGCGCGGGAGGTGGACCGCAACCTGGTGAATATCCGCGACCTGGCAATGCAGACGTCGGCGGGAGCGAACCAGACCAGTGCGGCGGCGCAGGACCTGTCGCGGTTGGCGGTGGACCTGAATGGCATGGTTGCCCAGTTCAAGGTTTGACTCAAGATAGCTGGGGCTGCTTTGCAGCCCATCGCGGGCAAGCCCGCTCCTACAGGTTCGCGTGGTCCCTGTGGGAGCGGGCTTGCCCGCGATGGGCCGCAAAGCGGCCCCAATTGCAACTGTCAGTCGTTCACGCTGACAGCCCGCGCATTCGTAACACTCTGCCCCCGCGTCGCCAGGCAGTAATACAGCGGCACCGTCACCAGCAACCCGATCAACCAGGACAAATCAGCCCCTTCGACGATGTTCGAATACGGCCCCACATACAGCGCCGTATTGGCAAACGGCAGCTGCACCGCAATCCCACAGGCATAGGCGATGATCGCGTGGTGGTTGAAGCGGCCATAAATGCCGCCATCGGCACTGAAGATCGACGCAATGTCGTACTGGCCTTTCTTGATCAAGTAGAAGTCGATCAGGTTGATTGAAGCCCACGGCACCAACACCAGCAGCAGCGCCAGGATCAAACCAATGAACTGGCCGATGAAATCCGCCGAGGCATTCAGCGCCACCAGCCCACAGCCCAGCAAAATCAACGAAGCCAGGATCACCCGCACCTTGATGCTCGGCGTCCATTTGGCGAAGAAGGTCTGGATCGCCGTGACGATCGACAGCACCGCGCCATACAGGTTGAGCGCGTTGTGGCTGATGATGTTGAGCAGGAACAACACCATCAGGATCGGGCCCAACCAGCCAGTGGCTTGCTTGACCGCGTCCATCGCGTCGGTGCCTTCCGGCACGCACAACACCGCGACCGCACCAAAGCTGAAGCACAGGATGGTGCCCAGGGTAGCGCCGAAATAGGTGGCCCAGAACGGCCTGGCAATGCCGACCTCTTTAGGCAGATAACGTGAGTAGTCGGAGGTATACGGCGAAAAGCTGATCTGCCAGATGGTGCCCAGCGACACGGTGGCGATGAAGCCCGACAGGTTGAACGCGCCACGGCTGAAGAAGTCAGCCGGCAACTCCTGGACGAACATCATGATGAAGCCGGCCAGCAGCGCCGAGCCCATGACCCAGGTGCCGATGCGGTTGAGGATATGGATAAAGCGATAGCCAATCACGCCAATGGCCGTCGCGCTGAGGGCGCCGATGACGATGGCCCCGGGCATCGGCACGCTCGGGGCAATGCCATGAATGGTCTTGCCCGCCAGCACGATGTTGGAAATGAAGAAGCCGACATAGATCAGCGCCGTGAAGAACACGATCAACAAGGCGCCATAACGGCCAAACTGGCCACGGCTCTGGACCATCTGCGGAATGCCCAACTGCGGTCCCTGCGCAGAGGCCAGGGCAATGACCACGCCCCCGGCAAGATGGCCCAACACAATGGCGATCAGCCCCCACAGCAGGTTGAGGTGAAACACCTGGACCACCATGGCGCCGGTAACGATGGGCAGTGGCGCAATGTTGGTGCTGAACCAGAGGGTGAACAGGTCGCGCGCCTTCCCATGGCGCTCGGCAGGTGGAACGTAATCGACCGTGTGATTCTCGACAAACTGGTGTTGCGATGACGGTTGGGACATGGTTTTCAGCTCGAAAGGTCGTTTTTATCTTTGTAAGGAAACCGCATCTAGGCGGCCTCTAAGCTGCGGACCATATTATGGTATTCCAAACTTTTGACAACACTGATTCGGCTTAAAAAACTGTAACTGATCCGGTTCAGCAGCCGACTGCGGGGCGCTGATGTTTCTTCAAGCCCCCTATTCATGCGGCTTTGCGCCATTCATCGTGATTTTGCTGCCGGGGAAAATTCCGCTTGCAAATCGAGTATTACGGTATACCATCAGACACATCAACGATAAAAAACGCGGACCACCGCAGCCCTTCTGAGGTACACGAGATGATCGACGCAACCGTCTACAAGAACGTCCTGGGCTCCTTCCCGTCCGGCGTTACCGTCATCACCACCCTGGACGACGACGGCTCGGTCGTCGGCCTCACCGCCAGCGCCTTCTCTTCCTTGTCGATGGACCCGCCGCTGGTGCTGTTCTGCCCCAACTACAGCTCCGATTCCTACCCTGTGCTGATCAAGCAAAAGCGCTTCGCGATTCACCTGCTTTCCGGTGAACAGCAAGCCGAAGCCTATGCCTTCGCGAAAAAGGGCAAGGACAAGGCCACCGGCATCGAGTGGACCCTGAGCGCGCTGGGCAACCCCTTGCTGGCCAATGCCACCGCTATCATCGAATGCGAACTGTGGCGCGAATATGAAGGTGGCGACCACGCCATCATGGTCGGCAAGGTGCACAACCTGATCGTCCCCGAGCAGGCCCCGCAGCCGATGATCTATTGCCGCGGCAAGATGGCCAGCCTGCCCGCCTTCGCCTGAAGCACCTAGCCTTATTACTGACGCCTGGCGCGCCAGGCGAGCCTTTCAAGCTCCGAGGAAAGCCCCATGAAATTTTCGTTGTTCGTACACATGGAACGTTGGGATGAACAGGTCAGCCACCGCCAGCTGTTCGAAGACCTGACCGAACTGACCCTGATGGCCGAGCACGGCGGTTTCAGCACCGTGTGGATCGGTGAACACCACGCCATGGAATACACCATCTCGCCAAGCCCGATGCCGCTGCTGGCCTACCTCGCCGCACGCACCGAGAAAATCCGCCTGGGCGCCGGCACCATCATCGCGCCGTTCTGGAACCCGATCCGCGTGGCCGGCGAATGCGCCCTGCTCGACGTGATCAGCAACGGCCGCATGGAAGTGGGCCTGGCCCGCGGCGCCTACCAGTTCGAGTTCGACCGCATGGCCAATGGCATGCCCGCCACCGACGGTGGCAAGGCCCTGCGCGAGATGGTGCCGGTGGTGCGCAAGCTGTGGGAAGGCGACTACGCCCACGACGGTGAGGTGTACAAGTTCCCCACCTCCACCAGCGTGCCGAAACCCTTCAACGCCGTACCGCCGATGTGGATCGCCGCGCGCGACCCGGACTCGCACAACTTCGCCGTGGCCAACGGCTGCAACGTCATGGTCACCCCACTGATGAAGGGTGACGAAGAAGTGCTGGACCTGAAAAACAAGTTCCAGGCTGCGCTGGACAACAACCCGGATGTGCCGCGCCCGCAATTGATGGTGCTGCGCCACACCCACGTGCACAGCCCGTCCGAGCCTGAAGGCTGGAAGGTCGGCGCCCAGGCCATTTCGCGTTTCTACCGCACCTTCGATGCCTGGTTCGGCAACAAGACCGTGCCGGTCAATGGTTTCCTGGAGCCTAGCCCCGAGTCGAAGTTTGCCGAAGTACCGGCGTTCCAGCTGGAGAACATCCGCAAGAACACCATGATCGGCACGCCCGAAGAAATCATCGCGCGCATCAAGTACTACCAGGAGCTCGGTGTCGACGAGTTCAGCTTCTGGTGCGACAACAGCCTGCCCCACGCCGAGAAGAAGAAGTCGCTCGAGCTGTTCATCAACGAAGTGGTGCCGGCGTTCGCCTGAATTCCCTTTACCTGAAGTAGTTGCGGGATCAGCCCGCTCCTGGGGGCCTAGTGGCTCTCGCGAGCGGGCATTTTTTTGAGTTTTGCGGCGGCCTCTTCGCGGGGCAAGCCCGCTCCCACAGGTACAGCACAGGTATTAATGGCTGTGGGGTACTTGTGGGGGCGGGCTTGCCCCGCGAAGAGGCCAGTACAGAAGCCGCGCAAATCAAGGGATCAAGCAACCTTTCGTCCCTCAGGATGAGATTTTTCAAGCCCCCTCTTGCGCAACAAATATTATGGTATACCATCAGACAACAAGAGCTGATAACCCTCACCAGGAGCCACCCATGAGTTTCGAAA
The sequence above is drawn from the Pseudomonas putida genome and encodes:
- a CDS encoding flavin reductase family protein translates to MIDATVYKNVLGSFPSGVTVITTLDDDGSVVGLTASAFSSLSMDPPLVLFCPNYSSDSYPVLIKQKRFAIHLLSGEQQAEAYAFAKKGKDKATGIEWTLSALGNPLLANATAIIECELWREYEGGDHAIMVGKVHNLIVPEQAPQPMIYCRGKMASLPAFA
- a CDS encoding purine-cytosine permease family protein — translated: MSQPSSQHQFVENHTVDYVPPAERHGKARDLFTLWFSTNIAPLPIVTGAMVVQVFHLNLLWGLIAIVLGHLAGGVVIALASAQGPQLGIPQMVQSRGQFGRYGALLIVFFTALIYVGFFISNIVLAGKTIHGIAPSVPMPGAIVIGALSATAIGVIGYRFIHILNRIGTWVMGSALLAGFIMMFVQELPADFFSRGAFNLSGFIATVSLGTIWQISFSPYTSDYSRYLPKEVGIARPFWATYFGATLGTILCFSFGAVAVLCVPEGTDAMDAVKQATGWLGPILMVLFLLNIISHNALNLYGAVLSIVTAIQTFFAKWTPSIKVRVILASLILLGCGLVALNASADFIGQFIGLILALLLVLVPWASINLIDFYLIKKGQYDIASIFSADGGIYGRFNHHAIIAYACGIAVQLPFANTALYVGPYSNIVEGADLSWLIGLLVTVPLYYCLATRGQSVTNARAVSVND
- a CDS encoding LLM class flavin-dependent oxidoreductase, producing the protein MKFSLFVHMERWDEQVSHRQLFEDLTELTLMAEHGGFSTVWIGEHHAMEYTISPSPMPLLAYLAARTEKIRLGAGTIIAPFWNPIRVAGECALLDVISNGRMEVGLARGAYQFEFDRMANGMPATDGGKALREMVPVVRKLWEGDYAHDGEVYKFPTSTSVPKPFNAVPPMWIAARDPDSHNFAVANGCNVMVTPLMKGDEEVLDLKNKFQAALDNNPDVPRPQLMVLRHTHVHSPSEPEGWKVGAQAISRFYRTFDAWFGNKTVPVNGFLEPSPESKFAEVPAFQLENIRKNTMIGTPEEIIARIKYYQELGVDEFSFWCDNSLPHAEKKKSLELFINEVVPAFA
- a CDS encoding NAD(P)/FAD-dependent oxidoreductase, whose protein sequence is MKSNILIIGAGFAGVWSALSAARLLDQAQREDVRISVLAPQPELRIRPRFYEADVHGMKAPLGELFEAVGVHFISGNADSIDADGRRVSYTDAQGQPQQIGYDRLILAAGSHVARPAVPGLAEHSFDVDQMESAIRLEQHLLGLAALPASPARNTVVVCGGGFTGIETATEMPARLRALLGDDSAVRVLVVDRGASVGAALGAGITPSIQAASAQAGVEWLTGTSVVAVDAGGVTLGNGEYIASNTVIWTAGVKASPLTAQVAGERDGAGRLRVDDHLKVIGQAHIYATGDTAWAAVDELGNHALMTCQHAIPMGRHSGNNAAADLLGVDPVIYRQPKYVTCLDLGDWGAAYSEGWERELKLHGQEGKALKRQINSVWIYPPAADRAQALAAADPMIAIV
- a CDS encoding methyl-accepting chemotaxis protein, producing the protein MKIGIRAASVFALLGALVLGMGLIALYETRQMDKATDEIRVTWMPAVVALSEISSNLGRARAVTLRAALDDNDSERERNLDLLKGINAQLTDGLKDYHDTIIAADDRALFNTFNDAHQQYLDLQTQVVDAISAGHIDQARQQINGPLTLHADTMMKAMAALIAYNGKGAETASLRSSDVADEAFTAIIGALLVIMLALAGIATALTRSIVVPLADALAVAERVATGDLTQDIKVTGRDEPALLLRALGRMQESLRDTLRKIAASSDQLASASEELHTVTEDTSRGLHQQSAEIDQAATAVNQMTAAVEEVANNAVSTADASKGADRTTRDGRDQVNQALASIQHLVEDVTGTSAEIEQLANNANEISRVLDVIGAIAGQTNLLALNAAIEAARAGEAGRGFAVVADEVRALAHRTQQSTAEIEQMIVGIQTGTERAVTAMHSSQGRATGTLEVAQAAGQALEVIAEAIASINQRNLVIASASEEQAQVAREVDRNLVNIRDLAMQTSAGANQTSAAAQDLSRLAVDLNGMVAQFKV